A window of Aerococcus urinae contains these coding sequences:
- a CDS encoding glycosyltransferase: protein MNFTVLMSLYHKENPTYLRQCLDSLVKQSLPAEEILIIKDGPLTEELDAILDDFQKQYPKQTTIQAYPKNRGLGLALQDGVQLARNEWIARMDTDDICRADRFEKQINYLKEHPEVELLGSDVFEFDQSPEQPSARKVVPHSYQDILAYAKRRNPFNHMTVIYKKSAVLKAGNYQPLKGYEDYYLWVRMLKNGVKATNLADTLVYARADQNMFKRRGGWDYFVDGSKAYQKIYQVGLASPLDWLIRMGGQAVFNLVPNSLRQNLYKKILRK from the coding sequence GTGAATTTTACAGTGCTGATGTCTTTATATCATAAGGAAAACCCGACTTATTTACGGCAATGCTTGGATAGCCTGGTCAAGCAAAGCCTGCCAGCTGAAGAAATATTAATTATTAAGGATGGCCCCCTAACTGAGGAACTCGACGCTATTCTCGACGACTTTCAAAAGCAATATCCCAAGCAAACCACCATTCAAGCTTATCCCAAAAACCGCGGCCTGGGTTTGGCCTTACAAGATGGCGTTCAATTGGCCCGTAATGAATGGATTGCCCGGATGGATACCGATGATATTTGCCGGGCGGATCGTTTCGAAAAACAAATCAATTATCTTAAAGAACATCCCGAAGTCGAGTTATTGGGTAGCGATGTCTTTGAATTTGACCAGTCACCAGAGCAGCCAAGTGCTAGAAAAGTCGTTCCCCATAGCTACCAGGATATCCTAGCTTATGCTAAGCGGCGTAATCCCTTCAACCATATGACAGTGATATATAAAAAATCAGCTGTCCTAAAAGCAGGCAATTATCAGCCGTTAAAAGGTTATGAAGATTATTATTTATGGGTAAGAATGTTAAAAAATGGGGTTAAGGCTACCAATTTAGCCGATACCCTAGTTTATGCGCGTGCAGACCAGAATATGTTTAAAAGACGGGGAGGCTGGGACTATTTTGTCGATGGCTCTAAGGCCTACCAAAAAATCTACCAGGTTGGCCTGGCTAGTCCGCTTGATTGGCTAATTCGTATGGGCGGACAGGCTGTATTTAATTTAGTCCCTAATTCCCTACGCCAAAATCTTTACAAGAAAATACTAAGAAAGTAG
- a CDS encoding glycosyltransferase family 2 protein — protein sequence MLISVIIPVYKVEKTLERAVNSVLDQTYPHLEIILVDDGSPDKSGDIADQLAKKDPRIQVIHQSNRGLSGARNTGIAVASGDYLAFLDSDDCYELDLFEHFMASYQEERPDLFIFNVKRIGVKSQTVKESKEMLLTSSQAGIEAMLDYSGIDFYAWNKVYARQLFRDVRFPEGKLYEDTAVSYATMKRATRIMTTSYVGINYYENEESIVAQSFNPKQMDNVTERAHMLDDVQVNFPDLTAKAGARLFDGLLSTAYKMAQVSPFKQVGSSYQDILEIVNHYRPYFEGNEEIDWKKRLAWQLFRLNPKLYARMYQWYLGK from the coding sequence ATGTTAATCTCGGTCATTATTCCGGTTTATAAAGTTGAAAAAACGCTGGAGAGAGCGGTAAACAGTGTCTTAGACCAAACTTATCCTCACTTGGAAATTATTCTGGTGGATGATGGGTCTCCTGACAAGAGTGGGGATATTGCTGACCAGTTAGCTAAAAAAGACCCCCGGATCCAGGTTATCCACCAATCTAACCGAGGCTTATCGGGAGCAAGAAATACCGGTATCGCAGTAGCTAGCGGAGACTATTTGGCATTTTTGGATAGTGATGATTGCTATGAGCTTGACCTATTTGAACACTTTATGGCTAGTTATCAGGAAGAACGCCCCGATTTATTTATTTTTAATGTCAAACGCATTGGAGTAAAATCCCAAACGGTAAAAGAGTCAAAAGAGATGCTTTTGACCTCTAGCCAAGCAGGGATCGAAGCCATGCTCGATTATTCCGGGATCGATTTTTATGCTTGGAATAAGGTATACGCGAGACAGCTTTTCCGTGATGTCCGTTTTCCTGAAGGTAAATTATATGAAGATACAGCGGTATCCTATGCGACCATGAAAAGGGCTACCAGGATTATGACGACTTCATATGTAGGGATTAATTATTATGAGAACGAGGAAAGTATTGTGGCTCAGTCATTTAATCCCAAGCAAATGGACAATGTGACGGAAAGGGCGCACATGTTAGATGATGTCCAGGTCAACTTCCCAGATCTTACTGCTAAGGCGGGGGCGCGCCTATTTGATGGCCTCCTATCCACAGCCTATAAAATGGCCCAAGTCAGTCCCTTTAAGCAAGTAGGCAGTTCTTATCAGGACATACTAGAAATCGTCAACCATTACCGTCCCTATTTTGAAGGAAATGAAGAAATTGACTGGAAAAAGCGCTTAGCTTGGCAATTATTCCGCCTAAATCCCAAACTTTATGCTAGAATGTATCAGTGGTACTTAGGAAAGTAA
- a CDS encoding bifunctional glycosyltransferase family 2/GtrA family protein, translating into MSTSDITIIIPALEPNEKLIALLESIRSQDSDNFTIIIVNDGSSSDYDSYFKQAHEDFGAIVLKHEKNYGKGRALRTAFDYILHHLPDCQGVITIDSDGQHTYADMMKCIGAFEQDPDALVLGVRDFQNEVPWKSQFGNRLTRYILKMVTGISLTDTQTGLRVIPKTYLARLLEISGDRFEYELKMIIDAAKQRIPIKEVAIETIYHDDNKGSHFNPIKDSIAIYSVFLEYMANQTYFWKYILSSVSSFVVDILLFHLFSVLLPHAASTLTIYLATIIARTISSVFNYTLNRFLVFKQESKQSFIKYVSLVIVQMFLSGGLVSLISTIMQSQATTFIKVFVDSMLFLLSYFIQKHFIFKSK; encoded by the coding sequence GTGTCAACCAGTGATATTACAATTATTATTCCTGCTTTAGAACCGAATGAGAAGTTAATAGCACTCTTAGAGTCCATTCGCAGCCAAGATTCAGATAATTTTACAATTATTATCGTTAATGATGGGTCTTCTTCTGACTATGATTCTTATTTTAAGCAAGCGCATGAAGACTTTGGTGCCATTGTCTTAAAACATGAGAAGAACTATGGCAAAGGGCGCGCGCTGAGAACGGCTTTTGACTATATCCTGCACCATCTGCCTGACTGCCAGGGGGTCATTACCATTGATTCAGATGGACAGCACACCTATGCCGATATGATGAAATGTATCGGTGCCTTTGAGCAAGATCCCGATGCCTTAGTTTTAGGAGTTAGAGATTTTCAAAATGAAGTGCCGTGGAAGAGTCAATTCGGTAATCGCTTAACCCGCTATATATTAAAAATGGTTACCGGTATTTCCTTAACCGACACCCAAACGGGGTTAAGGGTGATTCCTAAAACTTATTTGGCCAGACTGTTGGAGATTTCAGGCGACCGCTTTGAATATGAATTAAAGATGATCATTGATGCGGCTAAGCAAAGAATTCCAATTAAGGAAGTGGCGATTGAGACCATCTACCATGATGATAATAAGGGGAGTCATTTTAACCCGATAAAGGATTCCATTGCTATTTATAGCGTTTTTTTAGAATACATGGCTAATCAGACCTATTTTTGGAAATATATCCTGTCTTCAGTCTCTTCCTTTGTGGTAGATATTCTTTTATTCCATCTCTTTTCTGTACTCTTGCCGCATGCTGCAAGTACTCTGACCATTTACTTAGCGACAATCATTGCCCGGACCATTTCATCGGTCTTTAACTACACCTTGAATCGTTTTCTCGTTTTCAAGCAAGAATCCAAACAAAGCTTTATCAAATATGTCAGCTTGGTCATCGTGCAGATGTTCTTATCCGGAGGCTTGGTGTCTCTAATAAGCACCATTATGCAATCTCAAGCCACGACCTTTATTAAGGTATTTGTTGACTCCATGCTTTTCCTATTAAGCTACTTCATTCAAAAACACTTTATCTTTAAAAGTAAATAA
- a CDS encoding polysaccharide deacetylase family protein — MKAKSKVLILVLLSIILLTLGLFSYHHHLINKKHQAQSTITMDALFIDDDHAYLNPEIDEDMIQAAKDNANKLAPEKKEKALKEIAFVEQKQAAIQAVDQIYQHDDSEAFVVGDKVNPRDILNNSVSLADLKKLAPNFDFAVGDALSDELKIHYKNALEIVQLDDKLQSILNDLPTSFQADQIIANLKKFNEISQLLEDTAINIEGQPRLKNSLQAITNKTKIYAKSLIQSNPPLKDDVLNQLLNQPLLGQYLTGSSIDHRKLIALTFDDGPSENTGAILDILDQYGIKAMFFQQGNHVKEYPQVSQRILAEGHKLGNHTYDHPYFSNLRDKEVVDEISQGEAAIKEATGISPKYIRNPHGAQRRRIARLRPDLTGIYWDIDSEDWKSMDTKQITQRVLSQAHNHAVILHHDTIKATAEAMKKYIPELKKQGYTFVFADQIPEVKNWINN; from the coding sequence ATGAAAGCTAAATCAAAAGTTCTTATCCTGGTTTTACTTAGTATTATTTTATTAACCTTAGGCCTGTTTTCCTATCATCACCACCTAATCAATAAAAAGCACCAAGCCCAAAGTACTATCACTATGGATGCCCTCTTTATTGATGACGATCACGCCTATTTAAACCCTGAGATTGATGAGGATATGATTCAAGCGGCCAAAGATAATGCCAATAAATTAGCACCCGAGAAGAAAGAGAAGGCTCTTAAAGAAATTGCCTTTGTCGAACAGAAGCAAGCGGCTATCCAAGCCGTTGACCAAATCTACCAACATGACGATTCAGAAGCTTTTGTGGTTGGCGATAAAGTGAATCCTCGTGATATTTTAAATAATAGCGTTAGCCTGGCTGATCTCAAAAAGCTAGCTCCCAACTTTGATTTCGCAGTTGGGGATGCCCTATCCGATGAATTAAAAATTCATTATAAAAACGCCTTAGAAATTGTCCAATTAGATGATAAACTCCAATCAATTCTTAATGACCTGCCCACCAGTTTTCAAGCTGATCAAATCATCGCTAATTTAAAGAAATTTAACGAAATTAGTCAACTCCTTGAAGATACTGCGATAAATATCGAAGGCCAACCCCGCCTCAAGAATAGCCTCCAAGCAATCACTAATAAAACAAAAATCTACGCCAAGAGCCTGATTCAATCCAATCCGCCTCTCAAAGATGACGTCTTAAATCAACTATTAAACCAACCCCTGCTAGGCCAATACCTGACCGGTAGTTCGATTGACCACCGTAAGTTGATCGCCCTGACCTTTGATGATGGCCCTTCCGAAAACACTGGAGCTATCCTAGATATTCTTGACCAATACGGAATCAAAGCCATGTTCTTCCAACAAGGCAACCATGTTAAGGAGTACCCTCAAGTAAGTCAACGAATTTTAGCTGAAGGTCATAAACTCGGCAACCATACCTACGATCATCCTTACTTCTCTAATTTAAGAGATAAAGAAGTTGTTGACGAAATTAGCCAAGGCGAAGCGGCCATTAAAGAAGCCACCGGCATCAGTCCTAAATATATCCGTAACCCCCACGGCGCTCAAAGAAGGCGCATTGCTCGCTTAAGACCAGACTTAACCGGTATCTATTGGGATATCGATTCGGAAGACTGGAAGTCCATGGATACTAAGCAAATCACCCAACGTGTCTTAAGTCAAGCCCATAACCATGCCGTTATCCTCCATCACGACACCATCAAAGCGACTGCCGAAGCCATGAAAAAATATATCCCTGAACTAAAAAAACAAGGCTATACCTTTGTCTTTGCTGATCAAATTCCAGAAGTCAAGAATTGGATTAACAACTAA
- a CDS encoding ABC transporter substrate-binding protein — protein sequence MQKKIIPLLLLGGSLVLVGGCDQIRFTDPKKPETRTEEKVEPQAQHPREALGLTTTHKLKSLNPNKLQTAYELSAMNMVGEGLFRLEKDGSIRPGVSNGEIERNDRDVIIHLKTEAQWSDNDPVTASDFVYSWQELVNPDHHNFYAYKLLALIDNASAVLSGQIGIDQLHVQALDDHRLKITLKDPDMDDNSLKQALAFPALFPLPKNFIGQINYDLYGQKSINTLSNGPYNLSAWESGWDTWTYDRNEEYHNWTDYPTEKLSVQYVKNTETAKKSYQQRLTDILISRTPEEDWTALKRPFNQNLLYHINQADKKNILNDQRLRDLLAQNIDRQALTDTVPSLQSSYSLDPQSEGQGQEKTEVDNEKSMQALLDDYQFEAIELDLITDDNALSQKIAKELQSQWESKIPHLVINILPLSEKVLMERFQKGDFDLYLSQQQAYDNYSNSELYLPYTAPNYQAAWGDDLEAFQELMKQNASGKLSDEDRSLADQLIQKHQLATPILKGDYSYLSREEVINQAPYSDKGFLFDFKNMAYEKSSQTIPIKADKKKVKQ from the coding sequence ATGCAAAAGAAAATCATTCCCTTACTCCTCCTAGGAGGCTCACTAGTTCTGGTGGGCGGTTGTGATCAAATCCGCTTCACTGACCCTAAAAAGCCGGAAACAAGGACCGAGGAAAAAGTGGAACCACAAGCCCAACATCCCCGTGAAGCCTTGGGACTTACGACTACTCATAAATTAAAATCCCTTAACCCCAATAAGCTGCAAACGGCCTATGAACTCAGTGCCATGAATATGGTGGGTGAAGGGCTCTTCCGCTTAGAAAAAGATGGTTCTATCCGTCCAGGGGTAAGTAACGGAGAGATTGAGCGTAATGATAGGGATGTCATTATTCATTTAAAAACAGAGGCCCAATGGAGTGATAATGATCCTGTAACTGCCAGCGATTTCGTCTATTCCTGGCAAGAATTAGTTAATCCTGACCACCATAATTTTTATGCCTATAAATTGCTAGCCTTAATTGATAATGCCTCCGCCGTACTAAGTGGCCAAATAGGTATCGATCAACTCCATGTTCAGGCTTTAGATGACCACCGGCTAAAAATCACCTTAAAAGATCCGGACATGGATGATAACAGTCTCAAGCAGGCTCTAGCCTTTCCAGCGCTCTTTCCCCTGCCGAAAAACTTTATTGGTCAAATTAACTATGACCTCTACGGGCAAAAATCAATCAATACTTTGAGTAATGGCCCCTACAATTTAAGCGCTTGGGAGAGCGGTTGGGATACTTGGACCTATGACCGCAACGAAGAATACCACAATTGGACGGACTATCCCACTGAAAAACTCAGTGTCCAATATGTCAAAAATACTGAAACAGCTAAAAAATCCTACCAACAACGCTTAACCGATATTTTGATTAGTCGTACACCAGAAGAAGATTGGACCGCATTAAAACGGCCCTTTAACCAAAATCTCCTCTACCATATTAATCAAGCCGATAAGAAAAACATTCTCAATGACCAGCGGCTAAGAGATCTCCTGGCACAAAATATCGATCGGCAGGCCCTAACTGATACTGTGCCTAGTTTACAAAGCAGTTACTCCTTAGATCCCCAAAGTGAGGGCCAAGGCCAAGAAAAAACTGAGGTTGATAATGAAAAAAGTATGCAGGCGCTCTTAGACGATTATCAATTTGAGGCCATTGAGCTGGACTTGATTACCGATGACAATGCTCTGTCGCAAAAAATAGCTAAGGAATTACAAAGTCAGTGGGAAAGTAAAATCCCTCACCTGGTTATTAATATCTTGCCCTTGTCGGAAAAAGTCTTGATGGAGCGGTTCCAAAAAGGAGATTTTGATCTTTACCTCAGTCAACAACAAGCCTATGATAATTATTCTAATAGTGAGCTCTACCTCCCCTATACGGCTCCAAACTACCAAGCAGCCTGGGGAGATGACCTGGAAGCTTTCCAAGAGTTAATGAAGCAGAACGCTAGTGGCAAATTATCTGATGAAGACAGAAGTCTAGCTGATCAATTAATCCAAAAACATCAGCTTGCCACACCTATCCTTAAAGGCGATTACAGCTATCTCTCAAGAGAAGAAGTCATCAACCAAGCCCCTTACTCAGATAAAGGTTTTCTCTTTGACTTTAAAAATATGGCCTACGAGAAGAGTTCCCAAACCATTCCAATCAAAGCAGATAAGAAAAAAGTCAAACAATAG
- a CDS encoding flavodoxin has product MKALIAYASMTGNTEEACDVMAEALEDLGVEVDMDSSLNLFGEDFLDVDICVVGTYTYGSELPDDVVDLYEDLEDLDLTGKVFISLGSGDHDYPDYCQSVDDFYDQFLQTGAQAAYPAIKIEIDCNAEDIETIEAGAQAAVNLVKQKPH; this is encoded by the coding sequence ATGAAAGCCTTAATTGCTTATGCCAGTATGACTGGTAACACAGAAGAAGCCTGTGACGTTATGGCTGAAGCTTTGGAAGATTTAGGGGTAGAAGTTGATATGGATTCCTCCTTAAACCTATTTGGCGAAGACTTTCTCGATGTGGATATCTGTGTTGTAGGCACCTATACTTACGGCTCAGAACTCCCAGACGATGTCGTCGACCTCTATGAAGATTTAGAAGATTTAGATTTAACTGGCAAAGTTTTTATCAGCTTAGGCTCCGGAGACCACGATTACCCGGATTATTGCCAATCCGTCGATGACTTCTATGACCAATTCCTACAAACAGGGGCTCAGGCAGCTTATCCAGCCATTAAAATTGAAATTGATTGCAATGCTGAAGACATTGAAACCATTGAAGCCGGTGCTCAGGCAGCGGTCAACTTAGTTAAGCAAAAACCACATTAA
- a CDS encoding GntR family transcriptional regulator, producing MGKQQKLEQIAYLYMKDQIIQGNWPNDHHIVEAAISEKLDMSRSPIRAALAILADEEIVEMRPYRGFFVKTSLEDVDLVAFRLRYFAICYFRLMDRALKHKASAKDLPADLDQNLNNLIAAFDSDNYLDCIQWECAIIKSLLNLSQHDFLVEEAIKCYASVLERVHNHLQAGDNKTHCAYQARNIIYIQDIIFLAKRNEFDETRTLIELLTLHQYQYFNDQEKAVFDQASPYAMK from the coding sequence ATGGGAAAACAACAAAAGCTTGAGCAAATCGCCTACCTATATATGAAAGACCAAATTATCCAAGGCAATTGGCCAAATGATCATCATATTGTGGAAGCAGCTATTTCAGAAAAATTAGATATGAGCCGTAGCCCAATCCGTGCTGCCCTAGCCATATTAGCGGATGAAGAGATTGTAGAAATGCGGCCCTACCGAGGATTTTTTGTCAAAACCAGTTTAGAGGATGTCGACTTGGTCGCTTTCCGTTTGCGTTATTTTGCAATTTGCTATTTCCGCTTAATGGACCGTGCTTTAAAGCACAAAGCTAGCGCCAAAGACTTGCCAGCTGACCTTGACCAAAACTTAAATAATTTAATCGCTGCCTTTGATAGTGATAATTATTTAGACTGCATCCAATGGGAATGCGCGATTATTAAGAGCTTGCTCAATTTATCCCAACATGACTTCTTAGTGGAAGAAGCCATTAAATGTTATGCTTCTGTTTTGGAAAGAGTCCATAACCACTTACAAGCTGGTGATAACAAAACACATTGCGCTTACCAAGCTAGAAATATTATTTACATTCAAGATATTATTTTCCTAGCCAAACGTAATGAATTTGACGAAACACGTACCTTAATTGAGTTATTAACCCTACACCAATATCAATATTTCAATGACCAAGAAAAAGCGGTCTTTGACCAAGCTTCGCCTTACGCCATGAAATAA
- the map gene encoding type I methionyl aminopeptidase, whose product MITIKSEREIQAMAEAGRLVASIMEELRDIIEPGISTMDINDFIEKRTRQAGAIPEEIGFEGYPYASCTSTNDEICHAFPDKKTILKAGDICSVDTVLSLDGFFTDTCHTFKIGEVDPEVQHLLDVTKKSLYLGIEQAVAGNRIGDIGHAIQSYAEAEGFGVVRDFVGHGIQPTMHEDPQIPHYGRPGRGQRLREGMTICIEPMITMGGYQAKVDSNGWTARTVDGSWCAQYEHTLVVTANKPKILTMQQAEAGDEDLGIDSLQIDFNRGN is encoded by the coding sequence ATGATTACCATCAAATCTGAACGCGAAATTCAAGCTATGGCAGAAGCTGGCCGTTTAGTGGCAAGCATTATGGAAGAATTACGCGATATTATCGAACCTGGTATTTCTACCATGGATATTAATGATTTCATTGAAAAACGTACTCGTCAAGCAGGAGCTATTCCTGAAGAAATTGGTTTTGAGGGCTACCCTTATGCATCATGTACCTCAACCAACGATGAAATTTGCCACGCCTTCCCGGATAAAAAGACCATTTTAAAAGCGGGCGATATTTGTTCGGTGGATACCGTCCTCTCTCTGGATGGATTCTTTACCGATACTTGCCATACCTTTAAGATTGGAGAGGTTGATCCTGAAGTTCAACACCTCTTAGATGTCACTAAGAAGAGTCTTTACTTGGGAATTGAACAAGCTGTGGCTGGTAACCGGATTGGAGACATTGGCCATGCCATTCAAAGCTATGCAGAAGCAGAAGGCTTTGGTGTGGTCAGAGATTTTGTCGGTCATGGCATCCAACCCACCATGCACGAAGATCCACAAATCCCTCATTATGGTCGTCCTGGACGTGGTCAACGTCTTCGTGAGGGCATGACGATTTGTATCGAACCTATGATTACTATGGGTGGCTATCAAGCCAAGGTGGATAGTAACGGTTGGACGGCACGCACAGTGGATGGCTCCTGGTGTGCCCAATATGAGCATACTCTAGTTGTCACTGCAAATAAACCCAAGATTTTGACCATGCAACAAGCAGAAGCTGGTGACGAAGATTTAGGCATCGACTCCTTGCAAATTGATTTTAATCGAGGAAATTAA
- a CDS encoding LCP family glycopolymer transferase encodes MKQSSIQENRRSYRHHQPDDDKNKGKARKIFKGLGLVLGIIVVVFIIRLAFNFFNFSGAIYQNVDRENMRDSRISLKNGDPVNILLEGIDNGALMYENVKDGRSDVMMVITINPKEGKSTILSLPRDTLAPQGKTNDFNKLNHAYMNGGMEDSINSIQRFLDVPIDHYVEVNMQGFIDIIDGMGGIEITSPMTFEQDGVSFTEGETRTLSGKEAMMYVRMRKMDPEGDIGRQKRQQQLVQAVIDRLLSMDTVFNYEEILNTLGDNLRTDLRPNDMLALQQNYLQALKNPTHLVFDDWLDLNLTFGWYLAIEEEDRIRMSNRIRALLELEPTQSAIVYPVSFNIPPVYFPVSDLNGNGILEDEEMAIKPGVYEKDKLDRLIEKEFGEEGLNYEAQNQPQVDDASGDTVRPSENGLPQAESQQPAYQPQAPVSPTPAPQPQAPAPLPQAPAPQAPGLGANRAQQPAGGGEAVAPENTVPAQPAPGSY; translated from the coding sequence ATGAAGCAATCGTCAATTCAAGAAAATCGACGGAGCTACCGCCACCATCAACCGGATGATGATAAGAATAAAGGTAAAGCAAGGAAAATTTTTAAGGGACTGGGCCTGGTTTTAGGAATTATTGTAGTCGTCTTTATTATTCGCTTAGCCTTTAATTTCTTTAATTTTTCCGGGGCCATCTATCAGAATGTTGACCGGGAAAATATGCGTGATAGTCGGATATCGCTCAAGAATGGCGACCCGGTCAATATTTTACTCGAGGGGATCGATAATGGTGCTTTAATGTATGAAAATGTTAAGGATGGCCGTTCGGATGTCATGATGGTGATTACCATCAACCCCAAAGAAGGCAAATCAACCATCCTAAGCCTCCCTCGCGACACCCTGGCTCCCCAAGGAAAGACTAATGACTTCAATAAATTGAACCATGCTTATATGAACGGGGGCATGGAGGACTCCATTAATTCCATCCAACGTTTTCTTGATGTTCCTATTGACCATTATGTTGAAGTCAATATGCAAGGCTTCATTGATATTATTGATGGCATGGGCGGTATTGAGATTACGTCACCCATGACTTTTGAACAAGATGGGGTCAGTTTTACTGAAGGAGAAACACGGACCTTATCTGGTAAGGAAGCCATGATGTATGTACGGATGCGTAAAATGGATCCTGAGGGGGATATTGGCCGTCAAAAACGCCAACAACAATTGGTTCAAGCGGTTATTGACCGACTCTTATCCATGGATACGGTCTTTAATTATGAAGAAATTTTAAATACTCTCGGTGATAATTTGCGGACTGATTTACGGCCCAATGACATGCTGGCTCTCCAACAAAATTATTTACAAGCCCTTAAGAATCCTACCCACTTAGTCTTTGATGACTGGTTAGATTTGAATTTAACTTTTGGTTGGTATTTGGCGATAGAGGAAGAAGACCGCATCCGCATGTCTAATCGGATTCGGGCCTTATTGGAATTAGAACCGACCCAGTCGGCCATTGTTTACCCGGTAAGTTTTAATATTCCACCAGTCTATTTCCCTGTTTCGGATTTAAATGGTAATGGCATTCTTGAAGACGAAGAAATGGCCATTAAACCGGGCGTTTATGAGAAAGATAAACTCGACCGTCTGATTGAAAAAGAATTTGGAGAAGAAGGTTTAAATTATGAGGCCCAAAATCAACCGCAAGTTGACGATGCTTCAGGGGACACGGTGAGACCAAGCGAAAATGGTTTGCCTCAAGCTGAAAGTCAACAGCCTGCCTATCAGCCTCAAGCACCGGTTAGTCCGACTCCCGCCCCCCAGCCTCAAGCTCCCGCACCTCTCCCTCAAGCTCCGGCTCCCCAAGCTCCAGGTCTAGGAGCCAACCGAGCCCAACAACCGGCAGGGGGAGGAGAAGCAGTGGCACCAGAAAACACAGTGCCCGCTCAACCAGCTCCGGGAAGCTATTAA
- the coaD gene encoding pantetheine-phosphate adenylyltransferase — protein sequence MGIRNALYAGSFDPMTKGHVDMIERASRIFDTLYVAVAVNTTKQALFSNEEKLALAKEALAGLDNVEVMRLTGGLTIDLAKSLNCCALIRGVRNVKDFEYETNIALMNKLQADDVETLLMLSDEKYRFVSSSLIKETAYFGGDVSALVPECVNQAIIAKFKKTHGKD from the coding sequence ATGGGCATTAGAAATGCACTATATGCTGGTAGTTTTGATCCAATGACTAAGGGACATGTTGATATGATTGAGCGCGCTAGCCGTATTTTTGATACCCTCTATGTTGCTGTAGCAGTGAATACCACTAAACAAGCCCTCTTTAGCAATGAAGAGAAATTAGCCCTGGCTAAAGAAGCCTTAGCTGGGCTGGATAATGTGGAAGTCATGCGTCTTACGGGGGGGTTGACTATTGACTTAGCCAAATCTCTGAATTGCTGTGCCCTCATTCGTGGCGTTCGCAATGTCAAAGACTTTGAGTATGAGACTAACATTGCCTTGATGAATAAACTGCAAGCGGATGATGTCGAAACCTTACTCATGCTGTCGGATGAAAAATACCGCTTCGTTTCTTCTAGCCTTATCAAAGAGACCGCCTATTTCGGTGGGGATGTGTCTGCCTTAGTGCCTGAATGTGTCAATCAGGCCATTATTGCTAAGTTCAAGAAAACACACGGAAAAGATTAA